A window of Photobacterium toruni genomic DNA:
GCTTTTTTACCTAATCGGTAATACCAAATAGAAACAGGAATAAAGATAAGGTTCATCACGGTAGTGAAGTTCAAACCAAAGCCTGATTGATTTAATGCACGTACTGTTTGATCAGCGGTAACCCAACCAAAGCCATTAAAGATCGCATCAACACACAAACCAGTAAATAGAATCGCAACGAATAATAAGCCAACCATCCATTTTGTTGGGCGTTTACCGTAATATTTTTGATAAACACGAATCATTGGAATAGTTAATACATCCGATAAAATAAAGCCAATCACGCCACCAAATGAAATACCACCATGCCACAATGCTGCCGCTAAAATCAGATTACCGACTGAACAAACATAAGCAATCATTGCCACAAAAATACCAATGATCACATCAAGCAAAGAATGTAACCACACGGGTAAACCAGCATCATTACTAATAAACAGATCACGCCAGCCATCTTGAGGCATTAATGCAATTAAAATTGAAGATACCACAACCCCAATTAGAATCTCTTTACCAATCATGGCAATATCCATTTGGAAGAAACCCGCAGACTTCGTGATTTTTTCCATAGTGGCAGATTGAGGTTCAGTTGCCATATCCATCTTCATCGCTGAGTGATCGTCAGATTTCATCTTTGACATATCCATGCCGCAATCACTGTCATCAGACTTCATCTTTGACATGTCCATGCCGCAATCGCTGTCATCAGACTTCATCTTTGACATGTCCATGCCGCAATCGCTGTCATCAGATTTCATCTTTGACATGTCCATGCCGCAATCGCTGTCATCAGACTTCATCTTTGACATGTCCATGCCGCAATCGCTGTCATCAGACTTCATCTTAGACATGTCCATGCCGCAATCGCTGTCATCAGCCTTCATCTTAGACATGTCCATGCCGCAATCACCATGATCACCACTCATTTCAGACATGTCCATACCACAACTGGCTTTTTGGGGTTGAGCATTTAAAAGATGTTGACGCAATTCTTGTTCAACGTCTTTTGGATAAAATCGACTAAATAAAAATCCAACCGTCGCAATTAAAATTAAGCCACCAATTATCTCACCCCATAAAAACGTCCAGCCCATTAACGCAACTAAGACAATGAACATCTCAACAATCAAATTAGTACTTGAAACTAAAAATGCCATTGCGTTAGCAACAGTCGCTTTTTTGGTAAGTAAGGTATGAGACAATGATGCAGCAGCATATGAACATGATGATGACACCATACCTAAAAAGGTAGTAAAACTTAAACTCACTACGGTCGTTTTACCTAAGTGCTTAACCACACTTGAAACAGGTAATAAATTACGTATCCATGATGACAGTATTAAACCAAATGCCAATGGCCAAAAAATTTGCCAAACCATATTCCCAAATGTAGAAAACAGATGAATAATCAATCCACCAATATCTTGTCCTATCATATATACCTTCCTATACATATCATCATTAACTAATAGCAACATTGTGCAAACATTTCTCACATGTTGCCCTAAAATATAACCAATGTATTTAATGCATACTAAGTATGTATTTTAGTACATTAACTCAACAATTAAATCCAACTATTGCCATTGAAAATAGCTCTAAATAGTCACCAACACTGGTATCAATTGATGAAGTAAACCATTATTTTCAAGAAAATTGGTAATGTGGGAATGAAAAACGTAGAATCTCGCCTCCTCCCTGTAGCACTAGGTGTTATAGGCTGATTTGGAATCAGACATCTAAAGAGAATTGAATAATGTTTAAACCAGAATTACTATCTCCAGCGGGTAGCCTTAAAAATATGCGTTACGCCTTTGCCTATGGTGCAGATGCTGTTTATGCCGGCCAACCACGTTACAGCCTTCGCGTTCGTAATAATGAATTCAATCTAGATAACCTTAAAATTGGTATCGATGAAGCGCATGCTCAAGGTAAAAAGCTGTATGTGGTTTGTAATATTCAACCACATAACTCAAAGCTTAAAACCTTTATTCGTGATTTAAAGCCAATTGTCGATATGGGTCCGGATGCACTTATCATGTCAGATCCAGGTCTAATCATGATGGTTCGTGAAGCATTTCCTGAAGTAGTAATTCACCTTTCAGTACAAGCTAATGCCGTTAACTGGGCAACCGTTAAATTCTGGGCTAGCCAAGGTGTTGAGCGTGTCATTCTGTCTCGTGAACTATCACTAGAAGAAATCGAAGAAATTCGTGAGCACTGCCCTGATACTGAACTAGAAATCTTTGTTCATGGCGCACTTTGTATGGCTTATTCTGGTCGTTGTTTGCTATCTGGCTACATCAACAAACGCGATCCGAACCAAGGCACATGCACTAACTCATGCCGTTGGGAATACAAAGTAGAAAAAGCCGTCGAGAACGATTCAGGTCAAATCATAGAAGCTCAAGATGCGATTCAAATTCAAGAAATTGAAGAGCGTCCAAACAATACATTGGGTCTTGGTAAGCCAATTGATGATGTTGTATTGCTAAGTGAATCTCACCGTCCTGAAGAAAAAATGGCAGCATTTGAAGATGAGCATGGTACTTACATCATGAACTCTAAAGATCTTCGTGCGGTACAGCATGTTGAGCGCCTAACTAAAATGGGTGTGCACTCGCTAAAAATTGAAGGTCGTACTAAATCGTTCTACTACTGTGCTCGTACAGCACAAGTTTACCGTAAAGCGATTGATGATGCCGTTGCGGGTAAACCATTTGATGATTCATTACTTGGTACATTAGAAAGCCTAGCGCACCGTGGTTATACTGAAGGTTTCCTTCGTCGCCATACTCATGATGCTTACCAAAATTATGATTACGGTTACTCAATTTCAGAAACTCAACAATTTGTGGGTGAGTTTACAGGTAAACGCCGTGGCGACCTTGCTGAAGTTGAAGTGAAGAATAAATTCATTGTTGGTGACAGCCTTGAAGTTATGACACCACAAGGTAACGTTATCTTCAAACTTGAAACCATGGAAAACCGTAAATCAGAAGTGATTGATGATGCTAAAGGTAATGGTCACTTTGTGTTTATTCCAATGCCATCAGATATGGATCTCGATTTTGGTCTATTGATGCGTAATTTAAGTAACGGTGAAGATACTCGTAACCCACACGCACCTAAAGACGGTAAATAAGCACTATGGCACTGCTCATTACAACTAAATGCATTAACTGTGATATGTGTGATCCTGAATGCCCCAATGAGGCAATCACCATGGGCGATGAATTTTATGAAATCGACCCTGATCGCTGCACAGAATGTAAAGGGCACTATGATAAGCCAACCTGTCAGTCAGTTTGTCCTATTACCAATTGCATTATTACGGATCCTGAGCATATCGAATCAGATGACGAACTACTTGAAAAGTTTGTTACTCTCCAAGGTCTAGCTTAGTTTTCAGTAATAAACCGCATAAAAAAAGCGCCGCTCAGTTAACTGGGTGGCGCTTTTTTATTTAATACTTAATTTATAACAAATTAGCCCAACACTAACTTTTTAACACCGTCGCACACATCGCTGGCAAAACTTTTTTCGGTTTTGGTTTCGGCTTTACATTGGTAAGCGGTTTTGTGACCTCTGGAGCTTTATAATTTGGTGACCACGAGGCAAGTTCAGTCCCACAGCCATCCCCCTCAGGTGGCGGCGTTTGCGGCTTACAAGTAGTACTTCCTTCTGGGCAATTTAAGCGCACATGAAAATGATAGTAATGGCCAAACCAAGGTCGAACTTTACTTAACCAATCACGCTGCTTCCATTGTGTTTTACATAATTGCTGCTTGATCACAGGATGAACAAAAATACGTGCAACACGATCATCACTAGCAGCAAGTTGAATTAATTGCGCTTGTTTTATGCTCCAGTTTTTTTCAATAATTTTATACTTATTTACATCAACCATTGGTAACGCTGATACTGTTTTTAGTTGTTTAGCTGTTAATGGTTTTTCAGGTATACGTAACCAAATATCAGCATCTAATCCAGTTTGATGGCTAGCATGGCCTGATGAAAAACGCCCACCACGTGGCATAGCAATATCACCCACCAGCACGTTACCAATATTTAATTGCTGTGATTGCTGCATTAATTGCTGCAAAAAAACAATCATTTCACTATGGCCATAATAACGTCCACGTTCTGAACGTATAACTTGATAGCCATCACCTTGCAGCGGTAAACGCTCACCACCAGCAAGACAACCGTTCGCGTATGAACCAATCGAATTTGAATCACCATGACTTGGATTTTTTACTTTTTCCCATGGTGTTGCCATTACATTCTGGCTTATACAAGTAAGTATCAAACCTGTAATTATCATCCTTAACACATTATTCTTCCTTTTTATCATCGGTAACACTAATAATAACGTAACCTTTAGACGATGCAAAATTCATCCACTAAAAATTAAGCGTTGGCTTTAGTTATAGACCATAGATAAAAATAGTTATTCAAACAGCCTTACTATCATTACTTTTTGTTTTTTAACAAATCAAATAATAATACGGATAAATAATAATATTTAGTTAATAATGATAACTGTCTTTTATTTGGCATTATTCCTGCTGTTATTTTATAAAAAACTCATGAAATATTAAATTATTGATTTTAATATTGATGATTAAATAACCACCCTAACCATTTAAATATGATACATAAGATTGCATTTAATTATAATTAATCACTCAATTGTTGTTCTATTTTGGCATTACTTAACATCCCATTATGATTACCATCAATTAGAACAATAATAAAACAGGTAAAAAATAGACACAAAATAAAAACTAATCTTTTGATTTTAATATTAAAAAACAAAAAAACAAACGCAATGCCATTTATTACCCCTACCTTTACATAAAAGGTAAAAAACAAAATAACTCTTTTTGAACTTAGTTTTAATTTAATTAAAAGTGCGTTTTTTCATTTGTCACACATTATATAAATATATTTACCATTAAAAATAAAACATGAACAAATATACTAAGGCTACAACAGAACCAAATGACAATGATTATTACTACACTGCAAGGAGTCACTATTTTGATTTAAATCATTATCCTTCATTTATTAAATATCATTAATTATTAATGATATTTAAATAACTATTTATATTATTTATATTATTACTCTTTTTTTTATAAGCTTGTACTCAATGGCTAAATTTGACGACATTACATTCCCCCATATAATAACGGCTTAGATTTCACCCTCTTCTTTATTTCGAATAAGGTCTTTTGAGATTGAATATAAGTAGACGTCAATTATTTAAATTGTGCGCAGGGGCTGTAGCAACAACTACGATTGCTTCGCTTGCCACAATTCCGCAAAAAGCATGGGCGCAAGCTCGTGACTTCAAATTAACCGCAGCCAAAGAAACGCGTAATACGTGTTCTTATTGTTCAGTAGGTTGTGGCACATTACTGTATAGCACTGGTGCTACTGGCGGTAATATTAAACAAAAAGTGTTCCACG
This region includes:
- a CDS encoding YfhL family 4Fe-4S dicluster ferredoxin, which codes for MALLITTKCINCDMCDPECPNEAITMGDEFYEIDPDRCTECKGHYDKPTCQSVCPITNCIITDPEHIESDDELLEKFVTLQGLA
- the mepA gene encoding penicillin-insensitive murein endopeptidase, whose amino-acid sequence is MATPWEKVKNPSHGDSNSIGSYANGCLAGGERLPLQGDGYQVIRSERGRYYGHSEMIVFLQQLMQQSQQLNIGNVLVGDIAMPRGGRFSSGHASHQTGLDADIWLRIPEKPLTAKQLKTVSALPMVDVNKYKIIEKNWSIKQAQLIQLAASDDRVARIFVHPVIKQQLCKTQWKQRDWLSKVRPWFGHYYHFHVRLNCPEGSTTCKPQTPPPEGDGCGTELASWSPNYKAPEVTKPLTNVKPKPKPKKVLPAMCATVLKS
- the trhP gene encoding prephenate-dependent tRNA uridine(34) hydroxylase TrhP, translating into MFKPELLSPAGSLKNMRYAFAYGADAVYAGQPRYSLRVRNNEFNLDNLKIGIDEAHAQGKKLYVVCNIQPHNSKLKTFIRDLKPIVDMGPDALIMSDPGLIMMVREAFPEVVIHLSVQANAVNWATVKFWASQGVERVILSRELSLEEIEEIREHCPDTELEIFVHGALCMAYSGRCLLSGYINKRDPNQGTCTNSCRWEYKVEKAVENDSGQIIEAQDAIQIQEIEERPNNTLGLGKPIDDVVLLSESHRPEEKMAAFEDEHGTYIMNSKDLRAVQHVERLTKMGVHSLKIEGRTKSFYYCARTAQVYRKAIDDAVAGKPFDDSLLGTLESLAHRGYTEGFLRRHTHDAYQNYDYGYSISETQQFVGEFTGKRRGDLAEVEVKNKFIVGDSLEVMTPQGNVIFKLETMENRKSEVIDDAKGNGHFVFIPMPSDMDLDFGLLMRNLSNGEDTRNPHAPKDGK
- a CDS encoding permease; the encoded protein is MIGQDIGGLIIHLFSTFGNMVWQIFWPLAFGLILSSWIRNLLPVSSVVKHLGKTTVVSLSFTTFLGMVSSSCSYAAASLSHTLLTKKATVANAMAFLVSSTNLIVEMFIVLVALMGWTFLWGEIIGGLILIATVGFLFSRFYPKDVEQELRQHLLNAQPQKASCGMDMSEMSGDHGDCGMDMSKMKADDSDCGMDMSKMKSDDSDCGMDMSKMKSDDSDCGMDMSKMKSDDSDCGMDMSKMKSDDSDCGMDMSKMKSDDSDCGMDMSKMKSDDHSAMKMDMATEPQSATMEKITKSAGFFQMDIAMIGKEILIGVVVSSILIALMPQDGWRDLFISNDAGLPVWLHSLLDVIIGIFVAMIAYVCSVGNLILAAALWHGGISFGGVIGFILSDVLTIPMIRVYQKYYGKRPTKWMVGLLFVAILFTGLCVDAIFNGFGWVTADQTVRALNQSGFGLNFTTVMNLIFIPVSIWYYRLGKKANAGMGMSM